The following proteins are encoded in a genomic region of Burkholderia cepacia:
- a CDS encoding BON domain-containing protein, with the protein MDATKTMRCDGTGREPIRPKRMPPVVPVACMLIVSFIWIATPRHASAEEGVGAKLESQASAVGGQIRDATLASRVRAALVAERGLASGDIDVQVRHRVVELTGNVPDERQRATAIRVVHGVDGVSGVHDRLQIRRK; encoded by the coding sequence ATGGATGCAACGAAAACCATGCGGTGCGACGGCACGGGCCGCGAGCCGATTCGACCCAAGCGCATGCCGCCGGTCGTGCCGGTCGCGTGCATGCTGATTGTGTCGTTCATATGGATCGCGACACCCCGCCATGCATCGGCCGAGGAGGGTGTCGGTGCGAAGCTCGAGAGTCAGGCGTCGGCCGTCGGCGGCCAGATCCGCGATGCGACGCTCGCTTCCCGCGTCAGGGCGGCGCTTGTCGCCGAACGCGGATTGGCGTCCGGCGACATCGACGTTCAGGTTCGCCATCGCGTCGTCGAACTGACGGGCAACGTGCCCGACGAACGGCAACGCGCGACCGCGATCCGCGTGGTGCATGGCGTCGACGGCGTGAGCGGCGTACACGACAGGCTGCAGATCCGCCGGAAGTAA